In a genomic window of Geothermobacter hydrogeniphilus:
- a CDS encoding type I restriction-modification system subunit M → MTPAAIVQKLWNFCNVLRDDGMSYGDYVEQLTYLLFLKMADERTRPPYNQKSNVPADYAWPTLVKKDGDELFDHYRHTLEALGNEKGLLGLIFSKSQNKFQDPAKLRRLIVDLIDRENWSVMSADVKGDAYEGLLEKNAQDTKSGAGQYFTPRPLIQAIVDCIAPKPGETICDPACGTGGFLLAAHDSMVDNFPHMTKDERKKLKEGTFKGWELVQSTARLCAMNLMLHGIGGTSAPEGQAGPDSNLPLVVADSLAADPGDRFNIILTNPPFGKKSSTTIVAEDGKVAKEKETVERDDFWATTSNKQLNFIQHVKTLLKQHGRAAVVVPDNVLFEGGAGETIRRKLLHECDVHTLLRLPTGLFYAQGVKANVLFFDRKPASETPWTKKLWIYDLRTNKHFTLKTSPLKRSDLDEFVELYTAGIRQSTWCEENPDGRWRCYDYEELVARDKASLDIFWLKDDSLEDSDNLPEPGVIAAEIAQDLEAALEQFRLIAEDLGEEDIPAE, encoded by the coding sequence ATGACTCCAGCCGCAATAGTCCAAAAACTCTGGAATTTCTGCAACGTCCTGCGCGACGACGGCATGAGCTACGGCGACTACGTCGAGCAGCTCACCTATCTGCTCTTCCTCAAGATGGCCGACGAGCGGACCCGGCCGCCGTACAACCAAAAGAGCAATGTCCCGGCCGATTACGCCTGGCCGACGCTGGTGAAAAAGGACGGCGACGAGCTGTTCGACCATTACCGCCACACCTTGGAGGCTCTCGGCAACGAAAAGGGCTTGCTCGGCCTGATCTTCAGCAAGTCGCAGAACAAGTTCCAGGACCCGGCCAAGCTGCGCCGCCTGATCGTCGATCTGATCGACCGGGAAAACTGGTCGGTGATGAGCGCCGATGTCAAGGGGGACGCCTACGAAGGGCTGCTGGAGAAGAACGCCCAGGACACCAAGAGCGGGGCAGGGCAGTATTTCACCCCGCGTCCACTGATTCAGGCGATTGTCGACTGCATCGCGCCGAAACCGGGCGAAACCATCTGCGACCCGGCCTGCGGCACCGGCGGGTTTCTGCTGGCAGCGCATGACAGCATGGTTGACAACTTCCCGCACATGACCAAGGACGAGCGAAAAAAGCTCAAGGAGGGCACCTTCAAGGGCTGGGAACTGGTCCAGTCGACCGCGCGGCTGTGCGCCATGAACCTGATGCTGCACGGCATCGGCGGCACGTCTGCGCCTGAAGGTCAGGCAGGACCGGACAGCAATCTGCCGCTGGTGGTCGCCGACTCGCTGGCCGCCGATCCGGGGGATCGCTTCAATATCATCCTCACCAATCCCCCCTTCGGCAAGAAGAGCAGCACCACCATTGTCGCTGAGGACGGCAAGGTCGCCAAAGAGAAGGAAACGGTTGAGCGTGACGACTTCTGGGCCACCACCTCGAACAAGCAGCTCAACTTCATCCAGCACGTCAAGACCCTGCTCAAGCAGCATGGCCGCGCCGCGGTGGTCGTGCCTGACAACGTGCTGTTCGAAGGCGGAGCAGGGGAGACGATCCGCCGCAAGCTGCTGCACGAATGCGACGTCCACACCCTGTTGCGCCTGCCGACCGGTCTATTCTACGCCCAGGGCGTCAAGGCGAACGTGCTGTTCTTCGATCGCAAACCGGCCTCTGAAACCCCCTGGACCAAGAAGCTCTGGATCTACGATCTGCGCACCAACAAGCATTTCACCCTCAAGACCAGCCCGCTCAAGCGCAGCGACCTCGACGAATTCGTCGAGCTTTACACTGCCGGGATCCGCCAGTCGACCTGGTGCGAAGAAAATCCGGACGGCCGCTGGCGCTGTTACGACTACGAAGAGCTGGTTGCCCGCGACAAGGCCAGCCTCGACATCTTCTGGCTCAAGGATGACTCACTGGAGGATTCCGACAACCTGCCGGAGCCCGGGGTGATTGCGGCCGAGATTGCCCAGGACCTGGAGGCGGCGCTGGAGCAGTTTCGGTTGATTGCCGAGGACCTGGGGGAAGAAGATATTCCTGCTGAATGA